Genomic window (Nymphaea colorata isolate Beijing-Zhang1983 chromosome 1, ASM883128v2, whole genome shotgun sequence):
CGTTTTCGAAAAAGAAAGACTCATGCTCTGAACGTGAATATGCTGACGTGCGGGAGCCCTGCAATCTGTGGGTTACTACTTGATCtatatttccattttcacaTATTCCAAAACTCAAGTAGAAATTTTTAAGAAGATTACCGCAGGAACAAGATTTGCAATTGCAATCATTCCCCAATTCCAGAAGAAGGGTGCTGTGCCAAATCTTGCACTCACAGTTGGCACTCCTAAAACTTCATGACTGCTTCTAACTTCAGGTAAATTCCTGCAATAGAATCCATGAGTGATAAATCAATTTCTTCTCCTGCGTGCTGTAAGAACCCGTGTATTTTAGAAATAGTGAAAATACAGAATTTTGAGGCAGcaataaggaagaaaaaataatgataaacaAGATGAGCTTCATTTTCAGAAGAAAACATGTTCCATGACAAAAATGTTGCCAATACTTATAACAAGATAAGTTAATAAAACAGCcaaatgaaatcacaagatcAATGCTTTTTGACGCTAAATAATGCAACTTACAACAGATATACATCTCGTTTTCCAATTCCTTTTCCGAAGTCGATGTTAAGCATTCCACTATAAGGCTTTAATTTGATATGTTGCCCTGATCAAAGAATATATGCAAGAccattatatatttatttagtaGCACCAACATAATAAAGGCTAAAATCATAGATACGTCATTAATTACCTTTATTATATGCAATCACGTCTTCACCAAGAAGCAGAAAACTGGTTGATAGTATGGTTGGACCAGCACCCCCAGTACCAGCTGTATAATAATAGTATCTGCAAGAAAAAATTCAGTAGAAAATTTTTAGTAAGTTTCAGTTGGAACATGATGTTGCAATATAAACAGGTTCACATCCTCCCTTCTGCTATTCGTGAAAACTTTCGTTTCTAGGATGACATTCACAAGTTGCCCTTAGCAGACGACGAGCCATCACTGGGCCATTTCATGGAAATGTTCATTATGCATGTCAGCGTAAGTAGCCTAAGTAAAACTCTGATGTCTCAGgaataaaaagaacataaaaccACAGGTGGTAGGAGGCGAAtgttggttttaacttttaaggggGTTAAGGAGGCGTTAACCCTGCCATTCTCCAGCCTAAGCCTTTCATCGGTGTTGCCCTAGCATGGCCTAGTGACCGAGGCCTGGCTGAAGTCTTTCCTTCTCAAGTGTTCCTGACCATCAAATGAATAAGACTAACATAGGAAACGACTATACAGGCTAAAACTGATGTGATTTGGTCATAATTCTCCAAAAGTTCACACAAACAGTATAAATGATGATTCGCTAGAAATTTTGTTGGCAGTTTGGTTGCTTGGTCCTCCCAGGCTTGTTACCTAGTTGTGatgcatgttttctttatttctgaaCAGAAAAAGATAACTCTGAAATTTTATGATCATATGCAGTGTCTTTATTTTTGACGAAGTATGTGTCACTGAATGAGTTATGAGCTTATTTCTGATATTAAACTTGCTAGTTAATTGCCTAATATAGTAAGCTCCTATCCCGTTGGTGACATTTTACAAACTAGATAGTAAAAAAATGTCACCTTCACATATCACAATTTGTCTAGTTTTGCAGATcacattaaatataaaaaacagaaCTTACATTGACTTGTAGAGATCGTAGAAGGTGGTAAATTTACCTCAGTCTCTCTGGTTCATAAGTGCCTTCCGTTTTTGCAAGCTGTACAAGCTCAGCTGCCATTACTGTCATAATAGAGGCATAATTTCAGCATATCTTAATGCAAATCAGAATCAAAGTATTTGCACCAAAAGGACTCGACCATTTAATGAAAACTTCTTAAATAACAAGGACACGTTTATTGGTTAACGATGTGGCAAATAATTTCTTCCGCAAATGTCAGCAAAGAAACTGGAATCACCTAAGCTGGACTCGCATGCCCATGTTCATCATTGGAACAAATACGGGAACAAAATTCCGAGCAACATAAATTGTAGAAAGGAGAACCAAACAGAatttacatgaaaataaaaatttagggACACACAATTGCTCACTCCAGGGTATATTCCACCAGTTGTTATCGCCGGAACACTGGCATCCACTGCTTTCTGATGAAAAGTTTTTGCCCGATATGCATAGGTCGTATCATCACATACATCCAAATAGGCAGTCTGATGCAAGTGCTAAAAGTAAATatcaaaaagagaaacaacatgTGCAACTCAAATAGCTTAGACACTGTTAATAATGATGTTGATCGCAGTTGAGGATAACAACTATAGGCAGACATGACAGATTAAAATATATGTGATTTGAATATATACAGGTCAATTAAGTGCGCAATGTTGGTGAGAAAAGCTGCTTAAATTCGTTGACCTTGGTTGAAATTGCAGCCTCAAGTACATTGCACTTCTCTCCCTGCTGAAAAGGCCCTGCTGCGTGAACTACAAGATCTACATCTGCAGTTGGTAACACAATAGTCAGCAAGAAAACTTATTTGCAGAAAGATCCGGCAGCAATCTGCATATATTCATTATGGCAGCTTAAATATCAGTCAGGATGACAAGTCTGCAGGCTCAATTTTGGACTGGCAGATGAGTTACCATACGTAAAAGCATGAGAAAGGCCAAAATTGTGCAGCGAAgcaaaagggaagaaaaataaagcaaTGGAGAGATTTCCAGGAACCAGATGTGAATATTACAAGATTAACCACAAAATATGATGGTTAGGTTAACAAAATAATACGAAATTACCATTTAAAGCTTCAGCCAGTGCATTCAAATTATCAATATTGACTTCAACAAACTCAAAATTTTCACCAAGTTTAGACACCAATGCAGCACCTTTCTCCCTGCCATATACAGACACTTATTCAGCTCACTGTAATCTGAAAAGTGTACTACCACTTGCTGATACATAGTACAAGAAAGCTTTCAAAAATTACCTATACGGACCATAATAATCTATACACActaaaaagtgatttttttagcATACAATTGACCATGGAATTGTCTTacacaaaaattcaaaaaataagcaGTTAACGTGTCCCAGCCATTTCAGTGACTAGCGGCATTTTATACTTTACCAATAAAAAGATATCATACAGAAATCGGCCACAATTTCCACGGACACCAATTTTCATGAAGTATAGATGATTACTCATATACATGTGCGTCTATGCCACATGAGCACGGGTGTTGGTCGACTGCAGCGAAGTCGCGAGACTTCCGTATATGCAAAAAGCCCAAATACTCTACACAAATTGGGAAAATTGAGCAATTTCTTGGAAACTTACAATAGTATCGAAAAGGGAATTCAATAAATGAAACGCCGAAGATAGGCTCGTATGATACTGAATAGcatgtataaaaaaattaacatgtcGAGAGAGAGGGAACCAAACAACTACAAGAACAAACAATATCCCAATTCCGGATCCAGGCTGATCGCGACGGCATGGGAAAAATCAGGGAGgcgaaaaaagaaagatggaaagGAACCTATTCCTTCCTGCGACGGAGATGCGGAGGCTGGGGCAGAGCTTCGAGAGGGCGACGGCCGTCGACCCACCGACCCTGCCGGTGCCTCCAAGAATCAAAACCCGAGATCTCTCCacccctctctcttccctcttACCCAAACCTTCCGACGGCGTTGCCGCCACCCCCGCCAATTTCATCGCGGCGGAGAACgccatccctctctctcgctcagcCCGAGTGCCCAACGTTCGTCATTTTTCCCTCCATCGCGCGCTCCCGCTTTTCCTTATCTATTACGTCGACGTGGCCACAGTTTTGAAAAGAATGACGTGGCTTCCCGGAGAGCGCATGAAAGTGATCGGCTCAGACGGTTGGTCACCCGGTCAAAGGCTTGGGAGTACTTAGACGGCTTTGACTCGGGCTGAGCCCACAAGGAATTACCACTAGTGGGCTCGGTTTTGGACTCCAAATGTCCTTGTTAGAATTTGATGTGTGTGTAGCAACATTACTTCAAGTGGGTTGGGCTTAGATTAATCAATTCCGATCACTTTAATATATATTAGAGAACAAGTTGAATAATGCTTGATAAAGCAAAGATAAATAAAAGCCTCCAATCAGATTCAATTCATTTGCAACCTTTAGTTAGATTTGTGAccttaaaattttccaaatttgaaATAACTTTCAGTAAGACCATTCAAATAGACATCAAACAAGTTTtgtataataaaaaagaagattttaatatatttttttaggtCAATTTGTAGAGCAACATAGCAAATGTGCTGCCCACACTAGACTCACATCAATGCCCCAGATGTACCAAACCCACTAAGGTAAGTGCTTCTTTGATGGCATGCCTAACGCGCTCGTTGTGACCAAAGGTTGCTAAAGCTACATAGCTCATAAGTTTTTTATTGGTATTACCCTCATTATTGTTCTCAAATCTAAGAAAACATTTCACAATTATAATAAACaatcaaagttgaaaaaagttAGCAACTTGAAGAAGTGAACGTCATGTCATGTTTAGGCGACTAcatgtatttcatttttcagttttgatgATAATATTCTCTTAGTtgactattttttttcatttttttattgtgatgatatttttgtataatatGTTACGTGTTAGGGCATTTCATGGTAGCTACAATTATTTGCGCTTAGAAATCACCTGCAGAAAAACCTTAACATCTTAATACCCAAGTCATCTTCTTATTATTTACTTAATAATATTCAGGCCAGTCACATTCTCCTAGAAAGACATAAATAAATCTCTCATAGGATTGGTGATGAGGATCACCtaaggttttatttttaaagatttctttgctggaaaaacaagaaaaaaaatagggGACTACACTTTcctttgaaaacaaatttcaacCGTGAAAGACAGTCCCCATTTAACTTCAAAAACAAGTCTACGAACTTTTCCAACTTGAAGTTGAAGGCCTGTAGCGGgtagtaagaaaaaaaaagagagcagGCAATATTTAGAAAACTCAGAAATATTGTGCCCTTTTCGGTAATATGCAAAACTGGTTGGTcctcaaatgaaaatgatgtatAGCAGTTCCATTTGGGGGTGGGGGTgttggttttttcatttttggaatAAACCCTAATCCTCTTTCTGCTTCGAGGTTTTAGGCAAGAAACGGAATTAAGAGTATTGCATTCTATTTGGTCCTCAGCAAAATGGCGAATGTTGCGATGACAAGCGATCTGGAGGAAGTACTGAGGCCATTCCATCAAAGGGCGGCAGAAGCAGAGGTAGTTTCCTggatatatctctctctctctctttcatacTTGGGATAATAGATTGATTCAATTTAGTTTCACGCGTTGTGATGGAGTTTGTGGTTTCGCAAAAACAAAAAGTGGGCAATTCTCCAAAACTGGAAATCGCCGTTTTCCTTCTTGCTGGTCATCATATAAccgattttttaaataatttttcttcattgattAATTTTTCCTGAAGGCACTTGAGATGCTGCTAAGAACTTGGTGACCGACTTGTTAGTAATCGTCTTTCTTGACTTTATCGATGATATCGTTATCGTGCACTCTCTGTGTCTAGATGTCGGGAGGCATGTATCGTCCTAGGATGATATGGAGcttccttttatttattttcgaAAGAATTTTCAATCTTAAGGTCTCTCTTGGATTTAATGTTTAGGTGGGTATTGATAAATTTTCATGATACAGGAAAGATTGGCAAAACTGGAACTCCTATCGGAGAGCAAGAAAGGTATATCatcatgtttgaattgaaaattcTTTTAGGACGGACTTGATGACCTACTCATTTGATTTCGTAGGATATTCTATCGAGGAAGCGTTGCAACTGAAGGATCTGCAGACGAAGTTGGATTCTGCAGAAGCTGAGAAGATAGATGTAATTTCATACTGGTCCCTTTTTTCCACTCCTctgtttggattttggagaatATGTAACTGGACTACTAGAGTCATTCTTGCTTTCAGGCTTTGAAGGAGGTGCGGAAACTTCAAGCTGAAAATGCCAAGCTTCAATATCGAATCCTTCATCTTATTCGAGCTGTGCAAGATGCAGACAAAGTCAAAGGTATTCACTGTTATATTTTGTCCACCAACTTATGTTCGATCCATACTGTTTCTTAAGAAACATTTTAGAATTTGGAGCAGCCTAGAAGATGAAACGGACTATAGCTTTGGAGAAAACGTTCTTCTTGCTTGATTGGCAAAATTCACTTGGTTTTAGAATGTACTGAAAAGCATACAAGATGGTCATCATCTTCATCGATTATCAAATTATGTCAATTGAGTCGTCTTTGGGGATCTCAATTTTAATATCATCATACTTAATGGTACTTGATCACCTACGACTAACCTTTTTTGTTGCCAAAGTCTGTCCTTTCTGTAGGTTTCTTACCAGTGTTGGAACTTGGTAGATATCTGGACTTCTATTGAGCCAATCCTTTCTTCTTGATCATTcaacatagttttttttatcaacttttgaatatttaattGGGAACATACTTTCATGCTTTTCCAAACATGGCAAGAGAAAAATCAGTTAGATCTCAGGGCTCACCTTGATGAGTTTAATTCAATTTACGAAAGTGAAAATTTTAGCACCATATAATGATATACTCaaagtgatatttttttctgGACATTGTAAAACAAAGCACATTCTGCTCTTATGGCTGTCTTCAATTCAATTCTCTCTGGGTTATGGTAACGACAAAATTCAGCACCTGTCAgagtttgtaattttttttatatgcattgtTATGTATGCTTATATAATAAATTGGTAGGATGTCCACGATACAGAACATTGGAAATAACATCAGTAAGTGGAAAACCTGTGGTAACATGTTCATGTAGTGGATATTGACTGCTTATGAGTAAATGAGTTCGTACTAATTATATTTATAGTCACTCAAATGTATTGTTGCACAAGTTGTCACTAGCAGCAGTAAATTATATTATGCATATGCTCTCTTTCTCCAACCCATCACATGCTAGGCCTGTGTCATCTGGTTGGGTAGAGGCCTACATTCATATCCATGTTTGGAACTTGAGATTGGTAAGCCTCCTGAGTTCAAGAAACACTTTCTCCAGTCCAGCTTTATAAGGCTCGATCAAGTTATTTATGCCTTGCGTCTTGTGAATAGcctattttttttccctctataCTGTTTTGATGATTGTTGCTTATTGGAAATTGGTGGTTCAATACTCCATTTGTGTTTATGATCTAATTAAATGTATCCactttttctctgttttgtaGTTTCTTGCCATGAAAATTCAACTTAAACCACAGTAATGAAACTTTACATGAGTTCTGGAAAAGGCACCTTTTGTTACCTTGAACTCTTGCTCCCCTACCGACCTTTATGTTTAAAGCTCCAGATGGGTCTCAatctcattctcttttttttttttttttttggagaaatttGCGAGATCAGTTGTGTGCTTAAATGACAATCCATGCAATACGTTGGCTTTTTTGGAGGTTATATTAAAGTGAACCTCCTCTATCAATCTATGCCTGTGCAAGCAGGCAGACAGTTGTGGTTGTCAGAGCAGTCACATATCTAAATGTCTAAAATCATTACATGCTgctattttttatgctttaagTTGTGTGAGTTGCTTTAAAATTCTTAATTACAGCATTTTTCTACCTTGTTGGGGTCTTCATATCCTCATCTTTGCAAGTTGATTGATCATTCAACCATAAAGTTGCTTTAGCAAAacaatatcctttttttttttctccacatATCTCGCTTTATACTTGATTGAAAGGAGATACGAATACACAACCAAATGTGTGAAACCCTTTTCTGTCATTGCAGATACATTTCATTGAGAGGGAGATATGGATAGCCAAAAAAATGTAGGAATTCCTTTTCGGCGTTGCAGAAACATGGGCATGGGAAGATTGGTGGTTGAAGTTCGACCATGGTTCGTTGTCTTGATCGACTCTGTAGGTTTTGAAGCCAAAAGACTTTTAGTACTGTCCAAAGTCTTCTGATAATTAGTCACTATAGAAATCAGGCAATAACAGACTTgtaatataaaattattttgaaaagtctGTCAGTAAATTTCTCCTGCCATGAATAATTTGGTGCAActatttgtttgatctctttatCTAAGATGGAAAAGGTTCATGGGAGTTCCCGAGTTGCGGCTGCGTCACTCAACCAGCATTGGAGGCCACGGGGAGCTGAGGCCGATGGCCCGATGGTGATAGAAATCCCGACTATCCGCCCTTCTACATCCGTTGGCCTAATCAAAGGCCATCTTGGCTTCATCCTAGATTTTTATTGACTTTACTGGTTAATTAACCAGGTCTGGAGCTGGTGCTCTTGCTGGCGTCTGAATTTCTTCTCCATTTCGGGCCTTTTGGTATTTTCAACTCTCTTATTCGAGGATCTGGGGTTCTTCAGAAATATTAATTTCACGATTGTGCAGTcatttgagattttttgctCGAAGAAACACGAGTCAAAGATAAAGAATTTTTCACCAGGATGGATGGCCACTCAACCCTCAAATTGTGCCAACCGAACCTTCATCTTTCAAGACGTTAAGAGTTGAGTACATGTAAAGTGTGTGGCACACTTGGAACAATCTTATAAGCTTTCACGCAAATGGCTCAGTGATCATATTGAATTTATAAATCACGGCATGCATTGGTGCTGACGCTAAAGTATGATCCG
Coding sequences:
- the LOC116254978 gene encoding uncharacterized protein LOC116254978, which codes for MAFSAAMKLAGVAATPSEGLGKREERGVERSRVLILGGTGRVGGSTAVALSKLCPSLRISVAGRNREKGAALVSKLGENFEFVEVNIDNLNALAEALNDVDLVVHAAGPFQQGEKCNVLEAAISTKTAYLDVCDDTTYAYRAKTFHQKAVDASVPAITTGGIYPGVSNLMAAELVQLAKTEGTYEPERLRYYYYTAGTGGAGPTILSTSFLLLGEDVIAYNKGQHIKLKPYSGMLNIDFGKGIGKRDVYLLNLPEVRSSHEVLGVPTVSARFGTAPFFWNWGMIAIANLVPAETLRDRSKVQQLVSLFDPIVRAFDGIAGERVSMRVDLECSKGRNTVGIYSHKRLSEAVGTCTAAFAMAILEGSTQPGVWFPEEPQGVSVEARKTLLDRASKGTINFIMNKPAWMVETEPKELGLGIYV
- the LOC116264445 gene encoding uncharacterized protein LOC116264445 isoform X1; this translates as MANVAMTSDLEEVLRPFHQRAAEAEERLAKLELLSESKKGYSIEEALQLKDLQTKLDSAEAEKIDALKEVRKLQAENAKLQYRILHLIRAVQDADKVKVSCHENST
- the LOC116264445 gene encoding uncharacterized protein LOC116264445 isoform X2, with the translated sequence MANVAMTSDLEEVLRPFHQRAAEAEERLAKLELLSESKKGYSIEEALQLKDLQTKLDSAEAEKIDALKEVRKLQAENAKLQYRILHLIRAVQDADKVKDTFH